From the Salarias fasciatus chromosome 5, fSalaFa1.1, whole genome shotgun sequence genome, the window gaaaaaaaaatcacaggagCACATTTATTATGATCTGTTTTTTAGGTGTTCTTATGAGTGATTAGTAATATCTGTGATTTGTCGGTTAATCAAACCTGCATGTGatattttttcctgtttcatgaAGAAATTCACCAGACATTGGAGACTTTGGGATGTTAGTGTGACTTATTGACTCTGCAATGACAGCATTTTGGCTTTTCAAAGACTGTGAAGGGAGCTGAAGTGGAGGGCTGATGGGgggaaaagtgaagaaaaaacagagacaggagagagagagaaaaattgTGTCAGATCCATTTTGGTTCCACAGGGGAGTAAAGCTACCATATGGATCTGCAGTAAATAGAAAGAGAGATATTTTCTGATGCTGCGACTTTAAACCTCGATGAAAAAACTCTGACAAACTATGCAGCATACTTTATCACACCTAATTGTCTTCGTACCGTCAGTCCCGTTGCAGTTTCATTCTCGCaggttcctcctgcagcactgCAACTGATGCACCGCTCTCCGtcttctccctctgctttctgactGAGTGGACATGCATACTTATCCTACTCAGCTACACCTCTGCTATTAGCAGCTGCACCAAAGTCCTCTGTGATGTGAAGTGAGACGCTTGCATACTaatggagcaggaagaggatgtCTCTCAGGCAGGCCGGCACAGTGAGGCCATGGAGAAAACATCAGGCGCCACTATTTAGCTTTTCAATATCTCAGCAAATCGCTCTGGTTTGCAACCATTTGTCTTGGGGAATTCAGATGGAGACTGTATATCTGTGAGCATGCTATTGCAGTAAGGTGTGCACGGATGAACGTGCAGGCTCGTGCATGTAAGACAGGGCTGTGTTTACAAGTCATGCTGTGAGTGCAATATCTCCATGAACATATGCTCCGTTGTTTTGTCATGTGGTTTTATGTCGGGCTCCCCTTCTTGCACCAGTTGCAGTTCTCACTGGCATTAGTGCCCCATGGCACTAATAGCTGTCTTCTCATGTCTTCTCATTTGGTTATGAAACAGAAATGCTGGTGGCATACCCGTCGCCATGGTGATGGCATGTCTCTGAGCCTGCGTGGCTGCTGATTCAGAAACAGTGCTTACATTTTGCACCCGGTGAAAGGGGCCACTGAAACAGATGGGTGAAAGCATTGCTTCCTATGGGAAAAACAGGAGCGCGCTATTATGTGAGGCGCCCACCCGCCGCTCTCATGGCACACAGCGACATGCGATATTAGCAGCATTACGTCTGAGCGCTCAGGCAATGAAAAAGTCAAATGAAGTTAAATCACTTCAATAAAACTCTCTGTCAACGACTGTTCAAAGAAGATATGCAGTGTACACATTCAGAGATAAATGATCCCAACTCCGACTACAGGTTTATCTCCACCCCTTGGCTCTGATTATCTTGCTCCCTGCTCTGTCCAGTGAACCTGTCTTATAAATGCATCTATGGGGCTTTAACATGAAGCAGGCCAACCTTATTATGCTGCACAATTACATCTTGTTGTCTTGCTTTGATCCTCAGGCTCATTGATCTTCTAAAGGTATATATGAGCCACATTCTTAATGTTAGTTACTGTAAATATATGTGGTAGCTGGAGATGGACGTGAGAGTGTTATATATGCACAATGTGTGCCGAGAATAAAACCTCAGCAGGATTGGGTGAGCAAAAAGTGTAAatcctcctgctggaggcttgGGCTCAGACAGTCAGCTGGATAATGCCAAGCTGTTGAAGGATTTTTCTGCATCCTCCCGGTAGTCTGCATACACATGCATGTCAAAATCAGTCTGTCAAGTAAGGGGGTGATGGGATGTGGCCAAATGAATATTTTGTGAATGAGACGAGGGTTCCCAAGTCAGTACCCTTGTAAGCATGCGTTTTTAATTATGTATCCCGTAATCTGTTTGCTTTTCCACTGACTTAGCAATGAGATTAACAGGAGATTTTCGGGGTCTGCCTTCTTGTGCGCCATTGGTACAGTGCTATTCTGAATCGGAGGATGTATCACTGAGAGCAACAATTCTTGAAAGTGTAACCCCATCAAAATGCAACCCATCTagtaaaaaaatacaatgaccTTTCAGAGATTGTTGTGTTATATCCCATAATTTATTGTGAAAGTCTTAACAAAATGTTCTGAAGCAAACAAGTTCATGTCTATCTAGCAAATACACTGACACTGTGTAGAGCATATACAGTCCATAAGATTAGTAGAGTTTGCATTTTAAGCCAGGACACAATGTACGCCAAAAACACAGGAGATCAAGCAGATTATTCATGATTTTGACAGATGATTTAGATTTATACCCTTCAGTCTGAtcagagcagcaggctgtaaAGACTTTGTCATGAAAACTCATTTTCGGAGAATTTTCTTTCCCCCTGCAAGTAGGAATTTGTATAGGTTGATGATGAGAAGTACATACTTGTTCAGCAAAGGTCAAGAAGgtcaacacgcacacacacagtgaggtaCTTGGGATGCAGACCCCCATAGTGCCGCCAGACACCTCGCGCCAGGTGTTGAGTTTTATGACCTCAGCATGAAAGCAACGATTCGTCTGGCTGTCTCGTCCAGTTTAAGATTCAGCAACACATGGAAAGAGAAGGCAGGCACACACATTCTCAAATAAACCTCTGAAAGTAATTTTCGTTTTAGTCACACTTGGGGAGTCAGTGAGATCAGTTCATCGGTGACCGGGTCAGAGCAGAGACCAGCCACCTGATACCAGGCACTTATGCATTCTCAGAGGTATATAAATATTAGAGACAGTTGAAACTGCAGTACTGAACTTTTATTTGCTCTTGAAGTACATTTTTGTAAATGCTACTTTTTTCCATTTAGCCATTCTTATATTTATGTGCACATTATGTCAAATCTGTAGAAGGAATAGGCTCctgctgtgttgctgctcaGGCTGCCTTTGTCTCATTGCACTTGCAAATGTGaaagagaaacactgagaggGTGTCAACACATCGCAGTGCATGACAGCACatgaaaggaaaggaaaaaaaacaatctgtatCTATTTTGTGGTAATATCAGAGGGACTTGTCAGTTTTGAGGCAAAACAAAATCCACCCGACTTTCTGTCTGGGTCGCGAAGACtgatgcacgcacgcacgcacacgcgttTTTCACTGCACAAGACTGAAGCTGTAGTGTAACTttaggaaaaaagaagaaaataaagaagaatcaCTCATGTGCTTCAGCAAATATGTGGGGGATTGTGACGTCAAATCAAAAAATTTGAACCTAtgcaaaaaaatattaaaaattcTTTGATAGCTCAGCCTGTCTGATGCAGTTTGCCTCAGTGGTATTAAACAGCTCCAACTCcttgaaaaatgaatgaatcctTCCATGCCTCTGCCCATCATGGGTCTGTATCAAAGTAGTGGGTGATTATTACCAGTGAGGAGCACATACTGCATCTGTATTAAGCCTGTTGTGTAATGGACTCACAgcctgagctgctgactgcgtCTCATCCCAAACACTGGTTCAAGAGGATGACTGATACTAAGCTGGTATGCAGATAATCTAGCcatcccaaaaagaaaaaaaaaaacatctgtaatCTCCAAGGAGACAGATGCGTCAACGCAGCAGTGCTGAAATCAACTCCATCATACAGTGCATCATCCTCAGTGTTTGCCTTCTCCGTTAGCTCCCATAGCCTTATattcactctttttttcttttttttaacccaggAAAGTATTTTCTGTGCATGATTAGTCTCAGTGTCTATTTCGATGTAAAAATGCATTCCTCAAATCCTTTGCCTATCAAACTGTTCCTGGCTGTGCGAGGCCTCATTAAAACTCTGGAATAAATGTCTGCATGATAGAAGGTGCACCAGATGAATCTGACAGATTTGTTCTACTCCGCGCGACACGTCCCCAAGTCCCGAAAATATCTCTGATGTGCCACGATGGAAATCTTTCACTTCCCTCATTTTCTAAATCAAATATAGTTTCTCACTTTTTCCTGTTGAGCGGTcagttttttctctctaaatgtgcattttttatATGTTATTCAtatattgaagaaaaaaaaacgttttatGTTGTAactgttgtttttctatttctctTCAGGGTTTCAGCTCAAGGTGTGGAGAGAAGGTGTGCGAGTGAAGTTTGGACCAGATGCCTGCCTCGTCTGCGTTTTGCAAATACTTCCCTTTCGGCTAAACCGCGCGCAGCACGAAGGCTAATACTCATGAACCATTTTCTCGTCCTCTTCTCCCAGACACTGCCCACTCATCCGAGCCTTCTgtgagcagacagagcagacaaCATGGCTCTCAGCTTCCAGCCTTGGCCTCCTTTAATTTGGCTGTGCATGGGACTGCTTCTGTGCTCGTCCTTGCCAGTGCATTGCAAACAATGTCCTCGTTTGTGCGTCTGCGAGATCCGCCCTTGGTTCACCCCCCAGTCAACCTACAAGGAGGCCACGACAGTGGACTGCAACGACCTGAGGCTGACGCATATCCCCAGCAACCTGTCGGTGGACACCCAGGTGTTGCTGCTCCAGAGCAACACCATTTCTCGCACCAGCGGAGAGCTGGAGGCGCTGTTCAATCTGACCGAGCTGGATCTATCCCAGAATAACTTCAGCACCGTGGGAGCGGTGGGGCTCCGGAGCATGAATCACCTGACCACCCTGCATCTTGAGGAGAACCAGATCACGGAGCTGCCCGACCACTGCCTGGGGAACCTCTCCAACCTGCAGGAGCTCTACATCAATCACAACCAGATCAGCTCCATCTCGCCCCGAGCCTTCGCAGGGCTGCACAGCCTGCTGCGCCTGCACCTCAACTCAAACAAGCTCCATGTGATAGACAGCCGCTGGTTCGAGCAAACACCCAACCTCGAGATCCTAATGATCGGGGAAAACCCAGTGATTGGCCTTCTTGACATGAACTTCAAGCCCCTGGGAAGGCTGAGGAGCCTCGTCCTTGCCGGCATGGATCTCACCGACGTTCCGGGAAATGCATTTGTAGGTCTAGATAATCTGGAGAGCATTTCTTTCTATGACAACAAACTGGCCAGGATCCCTCAGCTCGCCCTTCAGAATGTCCCTAATCTAAAATTcttggatttaaataaaaatccggTTCACAAAATTCAAGAAGGAGACTTCAGAAATATGCTGCGTCTCAAGGAACTGGGTATTAACAACATGATGGAGTTAGCTGCCATTGATCGCTATGCTTTGGATAACCTTCCTGAACTGACAAAACTGGAGGCCACCAACAACCCGAAACTGTCTTACATCCACAGGTTGGCATTTCGAGACATGCCTTCGCTGGAGAGCCTGATGCTCAACAACAACGCCCTGACCGCCCTCTACCAGCACACGGTGGAGGTGTTGCCTAATTTGCGAGAAATCAGCCTTCACAGCAACCCACTGCGTTGCGATTGCGTCCTCCAGTGGATGAGCTCCAACAGGACCACGGTGCGATTCATGGAGCCCCTGGCCATGCTCTGCACTTCCCCGCCAGAGCTGAGGGGCCAGCGTGTCCGGGGGTTGAAGCTACTGGAGTCCCCGGAGCAGTGTCTGCCCCTCATCTCTCACGACACCTTCCCCAGCCACCTGAACCTGGAGCTGGGCATGAGCGCGAGCCTGGATTGCAGAGCGATGGCCGAGCCGGAGCCCGAAATATACTGGGTCACTCCTCTGGGAACTAAAATCACGATAGACACTGCGTCGGAGCGCTACCACCTGAGCGGTGACGGGACCCTGTGGCTGTCACACGTGCAGGTGGAGGACTCTGGTCATTACACATGCGTGGCCCAAAACACAGAAGGCGCCGACACACGGGTCGCCACCATCCGCGTCAACGGCACCCTGCTGGACAGCGCCCAGGTGATGAAAATCTACGTGAAGCAGACCGAGTCTCACTCCATCCTGGTCTCCTGGAAGGTCAACTCCAACGTCATGTCCTCCAACCTGAAGTGGGCTTCGGCCACCATGAAGATTGACAACCCGCACATCACCTACACCGCCCGCGTCCCCGTGGACGTTCACGAGTACAACCTCACGCACCTTCAGCCCGCCACCGAGTACGAGGTGTGCCTCACGGTCTCCAACGTTCACCTGCAGATGCACAAGTCTTGCGTCAACGTGACAACACGCAGCGCGACCTTCGCCCTGGACCTGTCGGACCAGCACCCGAGCGCCGCCGTGCTGGCCATAATGTCCACCATGCTGGCCTTCCTCAGTCTGGCTACCGTTGGCGTCTACATGGCCCGCAGATGGAAGAGGAAAAACTACCACCACTCCTTGAAAAAATACATGCTGAAGACCTCGTCCATCCCTCTTAATGAGCTCTACCCTCCACTCATTAACCTGTGGGAGGCAGAGGGCGAGAAGGACAAAGATGGCGGCGCAGAGGGGAAACCCTCCCCGGTGGACACCACGCGCAGTTATTACATGTGGTGAGGATTAAGTACGGAGGCCCGACTGCCTCTTCAAgcagcacaaaaagacacacTTTTGCAATTTTGGTGCAAAAGTCAAGTAAAGTTGCAAATGTTCTTTTGTATTCTCAGCTTTGCTAATAAGAGGCAGAGTGATCAAGTGCAGGATTTTTATTAGTATAGCGTATCGCCTTTGATTCTTTCTATCTCTTTATTGTTCCGGACTCTCTGAAATGGCAGCTGTATTTAGCCTCCAGGTCGTCTTAGTTGCTTTGCTTTCTTTCTGTGGTGCATTTTTTTTGACTCACTTTCTTTTGGGTTGATTTTAAAGCAATATGGCCGAACGAACGGTCTTCTTGCAGCATTAGTAGAAAGCAgtgtttatttctctgttttgtaAAACAGTTAATCTGTTGTGCACTGATAGATAATGGAGTTTGTATGAACTCAATTTAAAAGCTGACAGCGGGGTTTAGACTTGTTAAACTGTCTACTGAATGTTAGCAACTGTGCAGTAATGTTGTATCAACTATACCTTTGAACTCTCATTTATACTGCAAGAGAATAGGATTTTAGTTTGCTGGTAAATGTGATGTTTAATGctagaaataaaaacctgaaaatctttttttttttaactattaagTTGCACTAGAAAATTTTGGTCATTCCTCATTAATTTGTTTGGCTAGACCTTTTTGCTTAATGCTTAGTTTATTTTCACATGCAATATGTACTGttgaagtaaaataaataaagttttggTTCTTTTGCAgatatttgatttatatttttttccatccatgTTTTGTTGTCCATGATAGAGTTGTAATCTCACTCTCTGGTAAGGAAGGACTTTGGTTTTATGTGCCTCCATAACCGCAaactctgctgccccctggcgGATGGTAGATATCACAACATGCAAGGACCAAAACTTATACCGGTTTGGTTTCATTTATGATTTATTcacaaaaaataatttcttttaattattattttgaaaaataagaCAAATTAACAGATGTCATTACATAAACGCACTGACCAGTGAAGACACACACGCTATTCCGTCAGAGGGCAAACCACTTGCTCACAGaaaacccatacacacacacacgaccaaACCCCACACAGAAATTCAACCAAGTCCAGATTCAAACCGACATTTTCTTCACAGTGGTGAGTggtaaccactgcaccactgt encodes:
- the LOC115388686 gene encoding leucine-rich repeat neuronal protein 1-like, coding for MALSFQPWPPLIWLCMGLLLCSSLPVHCKQCPRLCVCEIRPWFTPQSTYKEATTVDCNDLRLTHIPSNLSVDTQVLLLQSNTISRTSGELEALFNLTELDLSQNNFSTVGAVGLRSMNHLTTLHLEENQITELPDHCLGNLSNLQELYINHNQISSISPRAFAGLHSLLRLHLNSNKLHVIDSRWFEQTPNLEILMIGENPVIGLLDMNFKPLGRLRSLVLAGMDLTDVPGNAFVGLDNLESISFYDNKLARIPQLALQNVPNLKFLDLNKNPVHKIQEGDFRNMLRLKELGINNMMELAAIDRYALDNLPELTKLEATNNPKLSYIHRLAFRDMPSLESLMLNNNALTALYQHTVEVLPNLREISLHSNPLRCDCVLQWMSSNRTTVRFMEPLAMLCTSPPELRGQRVRGLKLLESPEQCLPLISHDTFPSHLNLELGMSASLDCRAMAEPEPEIYWVTPLGTKITIDTASERYHLSGDGTLWLSHVQVEDSGHYTCVAQNTEGADTRVATIRVNGTLLDSAQVMKIYVKQTESHSILVSWKVNSNVMSSNLKWASATMKIDNPHITYTARVPVDVHEYNLTHLQPATEYEVCLTVSNVHLQMHKSCVNVTTRSATFALDLSDQHPSAAVLAIMSTMLAFLSLATVGVYMARRWKRKNYHHSLKKYMLKTSSIPLNELYPPLINLWEAEGEKDKDGGAEGKPSPVDTTRSYYMW